The Carassius auratus strain Wakin chromosome 21, ASM336829v1, whole genome shotgun sequence sequence taaaagtgacaaaaaagcaaaaaaaaaaataaaataaattacttcagctttcagattgaaatgaaaacataaaataaaaatatattcaaaaaatgtatgtagctgtaatagtaaaataacacttgttgaagtaaaaataaaaataaaaaaataaatgtgtatatcatGCTAAATATATGTTGTTAACTGTTTGAaccaattaataaatacatataaataaaaacatatatacagtatatatcacaATAAGTCTCTAAACCCTATCATTGATATATTTATGCGAAAATATTTAAGTCAATGTCATATTCTCGGTGCAtgctttcaacacacacacacacacacacacacacacacacacacacacatatatatatacagtgttggggaaagttacttttaaaagtgatgcattacaatattgtgttacttcctaaaaaataactaattacgctacttagttactttttatggaaagtaatgtgttacattacttttgcgttactttcgcgtaactttttaaatatgagcagggcttgatttttttaaatataagaacaagaagttctatttatagcaaatataaaagcccttcgacaccaaaagtgtaatgaataaacctcagtctgaaggaaaagtaaattcacgtctgtacagtagaacacaaGAGAAGAAGATACAACACTCTTTagcaataaaacaacaataaaacacgATTATTAGTTTATCTAAAGCCATTTTAGATTCTTAGTACAGTTGAACtacagcagcaaagacattagttaataaaatgggattagatagaTTTGCGttattcaacatgtttaattaTTACAGGTTGGCGTCTTATTCGGAGTTtgcatttcattgttttaattcattttgatgttttttgtgattaggatgaattaatgcatatgCAAATTTAGTCTGGTGTCActgttttgaaaaagtaactcagactttttcttgtaaattaaaaagtaatgtgttaacttatagttacttgaaaaaagtaatctgattataacactacatatatatatatatatacacacagtctATATTTACAGTGCCTTTACAGTAACGTTTTGTTGTTATATCGTATAAAAAGCATAAACAGTTCCCGTTCTGGAAATGATGTCAGTTTGTAAAGAAACTCACAGTCAGTGGTAGCAGAGGATGAGTGTGGAAACAGGAAAGCACATTGAGATGATTCATTACGTCTGTTTTTCTGACCTGGGAATAGATCAAGATAGAGGTCACGTACACATTTGTTATCATAATTTATTAGAATTCACCCATGGTTGCACATAAAAAGAGGACATGAAACAGCGTTTTTGCATAGTAATGGTTTTATGATCGTATCATCAGCTGTTGACAGACACTAAAAAGCTTCTTCTAAGCATTCAGCGCAAGGATTCGTGTAATAGACAAATGATTTTTCCATTGCCAGGAGTATTTCAGTAAAATGTTTAGTCAGGAAACCTAAAAAAGTGCTTCATCTTGAAGGTCAGATAAGGTATAAATCTTATTATTAAACCAGCACGTTTCCCTTCACATGATGCCAGTGTCTGAGCAGATTTTAAAACCTAAAGCCTTTTCAATGAATGTCTGCAGTATTTACCCGTGACAAAacctggtgctttttttttttgcagatactGAAGATTAACAAACGGGAATCAGTGTTTGCATGCGCTTTGTATCGTCACGTGCCGCTGCTCAACACTAAACCACTGTCTAATCATTAATGGCCTGATCTGGAAGCTTATTTATCAGAATTAGGAGTTTCGCAATTCATACTTTTTCCTGACAATTGTGAGTTGAAGTCTCACAGTTTGGATTTTCCTCACCATTTGgtatttatttcacataattcatacatttttgtcATAAGTACAAGTTTAAATCTTAATTCAGACATTTCTTCCTCACTATTGTGAGTTtgaatctcacaattcagactttattcTCACATTCGTAAGGCCGTTCTCCTCACTATTGCGAGGTTATGTCTCACATTGGCAAATTATAAACTCAGAAACTCAGCTCTTTTTCTCACTTTTGCGAGTTTATataatcacaattctgactttactctAACTATTGCTAATTTAtatttgcaattctgactttttctctcaGGATTATGAGTTTATGTCTTTACATTtgcaattcttacttttttctGTACAATTGCGAGATTACTTCTcacaatttggattttttttcctcACCATTGCGAGTTTATTTCGCGTGACTCATACATTTGTCTAAGTTTAAATCttaattcaaacattttttcCTCACTATTGAAAGTTTATGTCTCACAACTGCAAATTATAAACTCACAATTTggatttatttctgaaaattcCAACATTACATCTCACAAATCGgacatttttttcagatttttccgATGTggattttttactcacaattataattttacacCTTGCAATTCTTGCACCTTTTTCTCACTTTTGCgattttatatttcacaactcAATTTGACTTTACTCTTACTATAGCCAATTTATATCTCGCCATTCAGACTTTTTCCTGACAATCTTTCTGATAGTTCTCACTGTTATATGTTTTGCGGTTCTCTCTacttttctcacaattgtgatttcatatctcacaattcagatttctCACTATTAAACTTCTGAAACGAGTAAAAAATCATGTTATACGTGAAAGAGTAGGCATTATATatttgatgaaaggttttaaaATAGTGCTATGCTACACTGTTGTCACATGACCACATATAGAAATAGCTAGAGTAGCGTGTTAGTGTGTTATATATGAACATAGCCCGAAATCCTGTCTGTTAGTATGGCATACAGCGACAGTCACTATATTCGGGTAGGTCAGTGTCAGGGTTATAAGGGTATTTCTCTGGGTCATTCCTGTTTCTGCACGTTCTAGTTTCATAATGCCACAGAGACAGAAGTTCAGATCTGTGCTCTTGCAGATGCTGAATAAACTGGGGATTCCTTCTTTACACGCTGTTCGATATCATACGCTGTTGACTCACATGACTACTTTCGAAAATAAACAACAGATCAATCAAGCACATCTACACTGGGTACTCCTCAAATCAGCTGACCATATCTGATTGAGACGCGGTACGAATCGACatgaaaacagtaaacaagtcACAGAATCATCTGGAATATTACAGATGTGATGTCATGCTAATGTGTTAAAAACCAGGGGATTGACACATGTGCAGGGTACTCCAAGGTACTTCAAATAATACAATGCTTGAAAAAAATGGTATTaccatagtatatatatataaaaaaacaaactaaatgtaTAATGGTACATTGAAGAAAGGgaaatatttgtgaccctggaccacaaaaccagtcataagggtcaattttttatAATTGAGATTTCTACATAAtttgaaagttaaataaataatattagtttTGTAAGGATCAGACATTTTTTTGGACGAGATGCAATTATTTGAaagtctggaatctgagggtgcaaaaaaattaaaacactgagaaaatcacctttaaagttgtacagatgaagttcttagcaatgcatattactaatcaaaaattaagcttttaaatatttatggtaggaaatttacaaaatattttaattgaacattatctctactcaatatcctaatgatttttggcataaaagcaaaatctatcattttgacccatacaatgtttttttggctattgctacaaatataccccagagacttcagaccgTGCTCCAGAGTCACAAATGTGCAATGTAAATTACCATTTTTTCTCCAATGCAGAATTACACAGATGAAGACAATGGCTAACAGCACAAGGACCACGGCGACAATCCACACGTGCTGAGCAGAAGAGTGAGGAAGGAGGTCGTCTGTGAAGAGAGACAAATGCTGCCGTTAAATATAAAGCTTAACAATATGCACATAATGTCTTTTCAGAAGTTGTCAAAAGAAAGTTGttataatatatatctattgTGCAACATATTGTGCAAACATTTCCTTAAACATTGAAAGATGCTTACTTGATTTAGGGTttaaacatatgaataaaatCTGCATCATTATGAGACTAATGGCTGCTGGAAAAACTGCAACAAAAGCACTCCtccgcatttatttgaaactgatgTTTTCCTTCTGTGCACGTCTTTGCCAACGCATTTCATATCACATACTCCCACATCAAGAAAAATCTGTCTCACAGAAACTATAAGCAATGGAAACAAGGGCAACTTTCAAATCTGTAGGCTGATACTCGCTCCTACAGAGATGAACTGACAGACTTTAGAAGTGCTACATACattcagaaacaaacacacatttaggcCTAGGTTTGAGACTAcaatactctgcagtgaatgggtgccgtcagaaagagagtccaaacagctgataaaaacatcacaataaatccACATCAAGCCaattcatcagttaacatctggagaacagaAAAGCTGTGCGTTTGTAAATtctttaagatgttttaattCCAAACAGTTGCATCTTAACATACAAGTCTATAATAGATAATAAAACTTCCTCTAGTGATCTTCTGTTGTctcttacataaaaaaatctacacacatatttgtttagagctgttttggcttataaacggtgcttgatctatGCAGTTTTCACtactgattcagatgagacactgggaaaaaaaatcactggaAAATCAATTTTATGGATAGAGAACTTGCATTTTACCCAGAAGGAATGGTTTGaagataaaaacattttcatgatggatttgtttcttacaaacacaaagcttttgTCTTTTCAAGATGTTAAGTGACGaaactggagtgctgtggattattgtgatgtttttatcagctgtttggactctcattctgacggcacccattcactgcaaagcatccTTTGGTTTGCAAATGATGGAAAGCTATATTTCTCCAAGTCTGTTCGGATGCTAGTCAACAAATCTCACCTGGGATGCTGAAGGTGACCGTCTCCCGGATCTCGCCCTTCACGAGGAAAGAGCAGGTGTAGTTATTGACGAGGTCTCGTTTCACCATCAGCTTGCTGATGATGTGGAAGAGATCTTCATCTGTTGAGCGTGTGGTGCTGATGGAGCTCTCTGTGAGGTTTGTGTTCTGGCCATCGCTCCAGATAACCTGAGCGGACGGGAACCCCTGAGACTCACAGGAGAGCTCGACCTCATCCTGACCCGTCTTCATGGTGCTTTTCTTTACGGGAGTATAAGGAGCTGGAGACCATAAACAAGATATATAGATTAACTCACACCCAAAACAATCTGGTTAAAGTTTCAGAAAAAGTAGATATATTTGGAATAgcattttcagtattatttttgtAGTATGCAATATGCAAATTTCCTGTATGCATTGAACTCAAACCCAACCTGGATGACCTACAATGACATACCACTGTATCCATGATTTTTTATCTTTTGCTTCTTggcaaattatttgattaataatagtTTAGAcattttttacacaaaatgtgattaaaatgcaCAATGGTGTTTATATTTGTTAGTTTTTAACTCAATGCATTACACTGTATTGTGTACTATTGTgcatattactatattatattatactagcGTATAATTAGTGCTAACAAActattaatcgcgattaatcgcaaccAAAATAAgtctttgtttacataatatatgtgcgtATGCTGATTATTTATAATGTACATATGAATACACATACAAACAGTATATAGTTTGAAaaatgtgcatgtatatattcatattcatatagtttttattatacataaatatatttaaatacataaatattaaatacaaactaattatttttctgaaatatatacacatgcatgaatatgtgtgtgtttatatataaataataaatatacacagtacacacacacatattatgtaaacaaaaaaatgtatttgcgatgcgattaattgcgattaatcgtttgacagcactatttataatacataatatttatttatacatactgCATAAAGACTCTCATTAAGGCCCCTAAAATAAACTATGCAAACCAACCAAATGACATGTTAAAAATGTTTCCAGCGATCCTGTTCCCTTTATGAGTTTGTTTGTGACGCTGAGTGTTTTGTAAGGCAAACGCACCTGTAACTTTGAGCGTGACTTGCTTGTAGTCTCCATCATCTCCCTCTTTCACGATGCACCGGTACATGCCTGAATCTTTTATCTGGAGCTTCTTCAAGTGCAGCACAGCTCTGTTTAGATCCAGCTGCTCGTGGATGAGTTGTGCACGCTTTATGAACGCAGCACTGGTGTAATTGTGGTTTTCTGTGCCTCTCTCCAGCCGATACACATCCACGGCCGGCTTCGGCTCGACTCGGCTCCATATGACAGTGAGGTCAGACAAACGTTTAACCTTGGAGAACAAGCACACTAGTTTGACATCTCCATGAAGCTCTGCCTCGTAATCGCTCTTCTCTAAACTGACTGTAAACAGGGCTGGAGGAAGACAGAtgacaatcatcatcatcatcattttagagacatacactttattttcattaaacttTGGTGTTATCATTCAAAAACTACAATGATCACTTTGAAAATAGCTGGACTTAAAGTTTACCATTTACTAT is a genomic window containing:
- the LOC113039105 gene encoding programmed cell death 1 ligand 1-like isoform X1; the protein is MRGTLVVVFQALLWPVVSASALFTVSLEKSDYEAELHGDVKLVCLFSKVKRLSDLTVIWSRVEPKPAVDVYRLERGTENHNYTSAAFIKRAQLIHEQLDLNRAVLHLKKLQIKDSGMYRCIVKEGDDGDYKQVTLKVTAPYTPVKKSTMKTGQDEVELSCESQGFPSAQVIWSDGQNTNLTESSISTTRSTDEDLFHIISKLMVKRDLVNNYTCSFLVKGEIRETVTFSIPDDLLPHSSAQHVWIVAVVLVLLAIVFICVILHWRKNGQKNRRNESSQCAFLFPHSSSATTDSLLTVNENRSQACDINSEETAEKSLRSALIQQYSELDTSAEMNSRLASYALLSKEGRSLNISSILPDKKEMILLLGEPGCGKTSVAQILSSCWAERTATDPFNIRRLQLVFQVDCSRAKGDFFQAIKSSVSYEKPLDVSELRETLLGSRDCLLILDGYEEGNKDLDETLECFLRERQTCRVLITSHPGKCPALEKNVRTVLQLVQKPESSGS